The genomic region gaacTATAACGGATAGAAAAAAAGTAGCGAATGTAGGTAGAGGGACTATGTTATTAATGTCGccaattttatttgaagTTAAACATaaagaagaagaaaattCTCCGAAAACtgaacatatttttttagctGGAAAAGCAATAGACTTTCTTACACAAAAATTGTTTGAAAATGAATTTGGTACATCCATATTATATCTAACTTTTTTTGTTGCATATTTAAGCTTATTAGCTCATGATAACAAGattaatttattagttcaaaaattaaaatttaaatattcaaataatatgtttaatgTTGGGCATCCTAACTATAAAACttatttaagaaaaaaagatatGCTAGGAAAAGATTAGCTAACTATTTctgaaataatatatgtattatatattaaaaaaaattttatacatatattttgtatggattttatatttttctgaACATGTCAGGCAATTTTAGTACCCTTTCACGccttttattttaagaataaatttatatttttcactGTAGGATGGATAATATCAAATGTGTGTATAGTGTATGACTGtacatatgtatttatatttattgatttgtttatttcattttttttttaaatttacaaTAGCATTACTTAATTTTTAGTTTTTCTATTTaaaagttatttttttattaaaagcAACGAATAAAGATCGTATATGTTGtagataaaatattttttacgaTTCGACAAAATTGGTATTAAGTATATATGGGTTATAATACCTCATTGCATAACCATAAGGTGATGGTGTTGGatgtttataaatatatatgtattagtCAGGTTGCTttgtttaattatatatgttacgttttatttattaaacgtgaaaatattaatacaaTGACGCAAAAgggaatttttttaagtttataaattgttcctaaaatttgtatttatttggTTAGCTAGATGatgatttatttgatactattattttttttttgaaaaaaatatcgataaattattctttatacatatgtatgtatatgcGTATGTGCATGATGAATAAATTGCATAGTACACTCATGTGCGCATTACAAATGAAGGGCAATAAATtttacttatattttttcgaaaaacatattattgtattttagttattaaaaaagtaaataaaagtaaagAAACAAATGTAATGAATTACGAAGAAATAACAGTTCCTAATCAAAgcaaacaaatatttaacaaatatgaacaatgaatataattttagcta from Plasmodium berghei ANKA genome assembly, chromosome: 8 harbors:
- a CDS encoding ATP synthase-associated protein, putative; amino-acid sequence: MNKFNCVKFFLKNIVQKNERTITDRKKVANVGRGTMLLMSPILFEVKHKEEENSPKTEHIFLAGKAIDFLTQKLFENEFGTSILYLTFFVAYLSLLAHDNKINLLVQKLKFKYSNNMFNVGHPNYKTYLRKKDMLGKD